One Amycolatopsis sp. NBC_00355 genomic window carries:
- a CDS encoding LamG-like jellyroll fold domain-containing protein: protein MRENQPGPNRRSFLRNAGLAGVGATALGALGVAPAEADTANGNADSADSVTRGGGRWHPDGESRQFTVAVMPDTQYLYWGSQNSVNPEPQEASLRYVIRNSGDPDRNIVFLAHLGDLTQDADVTSFQAVDKTFKLADSAGVAYSVLAGNHDVSGDDTRGTTPYLQTMGPQRFRRQKSFLGSDPSGYNTAHVFRAAGREWLLLAMDWRTSAAGFAWANDVIRKNPRLPVILTCHEIVAPTYGDEVYPYESGDAENNAEITGYGQTVWDALIKDNDQIFLTLNGHYWPSGRMTKKNAAGHDVHLHITNYQNRYMSGGGMLRLYHFDLERNTIDVETVSPWILEKDPAKRNRMEVLESRLTTSVDRFSTPFDFEQRFAGFIPVPVRPARPAGKVLVPGTLAYWRFDNVGANGSPVTAGQKVRDLSGHGNDLTLQSVAGTAPGALIWTDDHHPDQPGHASLRFAGGRSPLHGAYLTTGAGAPLNTETFQRGYTIETFVKIPRDWDGGANGNMPVLVRRGASGDAGKHGKNTDPKEPVAQLMTTNNGREVQFNCYPLSQTYPTTNWSHGLAEDQWWHIAVVNDGHHTTVYVESSPVADNPSTDSVGIASLGLTWLLGGHEYGGALDNVFHGWIGDVRIVGRALRSDEFLTH from the coding sequence ATGCGCGAAAACCAGCCGGGCCCGAACCGACGGTCCTTCCTGCGCAACGCGGGGCTGGCCGGCGTCGGCGCGACGGCGCTGGGCGCGCTCGGCGTCGCACCGGCCGAAGCCGACACCGCGAACGGCAATGCCGACAGCGCGGACAGCGTCACCCGAGGCGGCGGCAGGTGGCACCCGGACGGCGAGAGCCGCCAGTTCACCGTCGCGGTGATGCCGGACACCCAGTACCTCTACTGGGGCAGCCAGAACAGCGTCAACCCGGAGCCGCAGGAAGCGTCGCTGCGGTACGTGATCCGCAACAGCGGCGACCCGGACCGCAACATCGTCTTCCTCGCCCACCTCGGCGACCTGACGCAGGACGCCGACGTCACGTCGTTCCAGGCCGTGGACAAGACGTTCAAGCTCGCCGACTCGGCCGGCGTCGCCTACAGCGTGCTCGCGGGCAACCACGACGTGTCCGGGGACGACACCCGCGGGACCACGCCGTACCTGCAGACGATGGGCCCGCAACGGTTCCGCCGGCAGAAGTCGTTCCTCGGCTCCGACCCGAGCGGTTACAACACCGCGCACGTCTTCCGCGCCGCCGGGCGCGAGTGGCTGCTGCTGGCCATGGACTGGCGCACGTCGGCCGCCGGCTTCGCCTGGGCCAACGACGTGATCCGGAAGAACCCGCGGCTGCCGGTGATCCTCACCTGCCACGAGATCGTCGCGCCGACCTACGGCGACGAGGTCTACCCGTACGAGTCGGGCGACGCCGAGAACAACGCCGAGATCACCGGCTACGGGCAGACCGTGTGGGACGCGTTGATCAAGGACAACGACCAGATCTTCCTCACGCTCAACGGCCACTACTGGCCTTCGGGCCGCATGACGAAGAAGAACGCCGCCGGCCACGACGTGCACCTGCACATCACGAACTACCAGAACCGGTACATGAGCGGCGGCGGCATGCTGCGCCTGTACCACTTCGACCTCGAGCGCAACACGATCGACGTCGAGACGGTCTCGCCGTGGATCCTCGAAAAGGACCCCGCGAAGCGCAACCGCATGGAGGTGCTGGAGTCGCGGCTCACCACGTCCGTCGACCGCTTCTCGACGCCGTTCGACTTCGAACAGCGCTTCGCCGGCTTCATCCCGGTGCCGGTCCGCCCGGCGCGGCCGGCCGGCAAGGTGCTCGTGCCGGGCACGCTCGCGTACTGGCGCTTCGACAACGTGGGCGCGAACGGCAGCCCGGTCACGGCCGGCCAGAAGGTACGCGACCTTTCGGGCCACGGCAACGACCTCACGCTGCAGTCGGTCGCCGGAACCGCCCCCGGCGCCCTGATCTGGACCGACGACCACCACCCCGACCAGCCGGGCCACGCCAGCCTCCGCTTCGCCGGCGGCCGGAGCCCGCTGCACGGCGCGTACCTGACCACGGGCGCGGGCGCGCCGCTGAACACCGAGACGTTCCAGCGCGGCTACACGATCGAGACGTTCGTGAAGATCCCGCGCGACTGGGACGGCGGCGCCAACGGCAACATGCCCGTCCTGGTCCGCCGCGGCGCGTCCGGCGACGCGGGCAAGCACGGCAAGAACACCGACCCGAAGGAGCCGGTGGCCCAGCTCATGACCACGAACAACGGTCGTGAGGTGCAGTTCAACTGCTACCCGCTCAGCCAGACCTACCCGACCACCAACTGGAGCCACGGCCTGGCCGAAGACCAGTGGTGGCACATCGCGGTCGTCAACGACGGGCACCACACCACGGTCTACGTCGAAAGTTCCCCGGTGGCCGACAACCCGTCCACCGACTCCGTCGGCATCGCCTCCCTCGGTCTCACGTGGCTCCTCGGCGGCCACGAGTACGGCGGCGCGCTCGACAACGTGTTCCACGGCTGGATCGGCGACGTCCGGATCGTCGGCCGCGCGCTGCGATCGGACGAGTTCCTGACCCACTGA
- a CDS encoding M15 family metallopeptidase, with product MKLRTRVFAVLTLALSVVLAGVTPAPAATIQTVEVAASAASGLPPYVALIRPVSAQRLGSSWHEGCPVGPDQLRLVSVNFVGFDGAVHRGELVVNADRAVEVAYAFADLYRGRFPIERMETVEKYGSDDDASMAANNTSAFNCRAITGGTAWSNHSYGRAIDVNTVQNPYISGSGAVYPPNGAPYVDRALAVPGMIHAGDATERAFTSRGWTWGGSWDTPIDYQHFEKP from the coding sequence GTGAAACTGAGAACCAGGGTATTCGCTGTCCTTACGCTCGCGCTGTCGGTGGTCTTGGCCGGTGTGACGCCGGCGCCGGCGGCCACGATTCAGACTGTGGAAGTCGCCGCGTCGGCGGCGAGTGGTCTTCCGCCTTATGTCGCGTTGATCAGGCCGGTGTCGGCGCAGCGGCTGGGGTCGAGCTGGCACGAGGGTTGTCCGGTCGGGCCCGATCAGTTGCGGTTGGTGAGTGTGAACTTCGTCGGTTTCGACGGGGCGGTGCATCGGGGTGAGCTGGTGGTCAACGCCGATCGGGCGGTGGAGGTGGCGTATGCCTTCGCTGATCTGTATCGGGGTCGGTTCCCGATCGAGCGGATGGAGACGGTGGAGAAGTACGGCTCGGACGATGACGCGTCGATGGCGGCGAACAACACCTCGGCGTTCAACTGCCGGGCGATCACGGGTGGTACGGCGTGGTCGAATCATTCGTATGGTCGGGCGATCGATGTGAACACGGTGCAGAATCCGTACATCTCCGGTAGTGGTGCGGTGTATCCGCCCAACGGGGCGCCGTATGTGGATCGCGCGCTCGCTGTGCCGGGGATGATCCACGCGGGTGACGCCACGGAGCGGGCGTTCACTTCTCGTGGTTGGACGTGGGGTGGTTCCTGGGACACCCCGATCGATTACCAGCACTTCGAGAAGCCCTGA
- a CDS encoding universal stress protein, producing MASSATDLVVGVDGSKPALTAVRWAARTAAARRRGLRLVHATEELPVAYPHAGGTFEELYELAGARGQRLLEAARAAVAEVAPDLTPEIVLRPEEPAEGLIAESASAAMIVLGTPGLSTVARVLLGSASLALAAHAECPVALIRPHVAEDEAPTDGPVVVGVDGTPASEDAIAVAFDEASWRGAPLVAVHAWHDTFLAGVFEEGRRTMDGAAIEQSANELLDERLAGWQERYPDVRVERSVRRGRPAQALLDLADRAQLLVVGSRGRSGLAALALGSTSQAMMSYALCPVVVVRAGTRSTAE from the coding sequence ATGGCGAGCTCGGCGACAGATCTGGTGGTCGGAGTCGACGGATCGAAGCCGGCCTTGACGGCGGTCCGCTGGGCGGCGCGGACCGCCGCGGCGCGTCGTCGCGGGCTCAGGCTCGTGCACGCCACCGAAGAACTGCCCGTGGCCTATCCGCACGCCGGGGGGACCTTCGAAGAACTCTACGAACTGGCCGGCGCGCGGGGGCAGCGTCTGCTCGAAGCGGCCCGGGCCGCCGTGGCCGAGGTCGCGCCGGACCTGACCCCCGAAATCGTGCTCCGCCCGGAAGAGCCCGCGGAAGGACTGATCGCCGAGTCGGCCTCCGCGGCGATGATCGTGCTCGGCACCCCGGGGCTCTCGACGGTCGCGCGGGTGCTGCTCGGCTCGGCGTCCCTGGCGCTGGCCGCGCACGCGGAGTGCCCGGTCGCGTTGATCCGCCCCCACGTCGCCGAAGACGAAGCGCCCACCGACGGCCCGGTGGTCGTCGGCGTCGACGGCACCCCGGCGAGCGAAGACGCCATCGCGGTGGCGTTCGACGAAGCGTCCTGGCGCGGCGCCCCGCTCGTGGCGGTCCACGCCTGGCACGACACGTTCCTGGCCGGCGTCTTCGAAGAAGGCCGCCGGACGATGGACGGCGCCGCGATCGAGCAGTCGGCGAACGAGCTGCTCGACGAGCGGCTGGCGGGCTGGCAGGAGCGCTATCCGGACGTCCGGGTCGAGCGGTCGGTCCGGCGAGGACGCCCGGCGCAGGCCTTGCTCGACCTGGCCGACCGGGCGCAGCTGCTCGTGGTGGGCAGCCGCGGCCGGAGCGGCTTGGCCGCGCTGGCGCTGGGCTCGACGAGCCAGGCGATGATGTCGTATGCGCTCTGCCCGGTGGTGGTCGTCCGCGCCGGCACCCGGTCGACGGCGGAATGA
- a CDS encoding MGH1-like glycoside hydrolase domain-containing protein, which produces MTWVATLGLVAQLALTGVASAAGDTPAPPAPGSGTHFLDHAAALAGYSDPAWYEANIPFVDLPDATMQSVYYYRWRVYKEHLRYTNPTDGWISTEFLDCCGYAAPYQAINAAAGHQLTEGRWLRDPGYGQDYLRFWLTGPGAGAKPATEDVNPDTTDWAHEYSVWLASSAYGQAQVTGDFAPLRELLPALVRQYRGWDKQFDAGLGLYWSVPVWDAMEFSASSYESANPYHGGAGYRPTLNSYQYGDAVAISRIADSVGDHKLAAEYAQRAARVQAAMQKWLWDPNRGFYYAMARDDNPNHRLSGSREQIGFVPWMFDAAGPANTTAWSQLSDPQGFASPFGPTTAERRSPFFMKDAGGCCRWDGPSWPFATSQTLTGLANLLDDYPAQRQVSKEDYAAALATYARTQTKNGKPYVAEAHDPDRDAWIYDGQNHSEDYNHSTYTDLVLSGLIGLRPQAGDTLEVKPLTPSAWDHFAAENVPYHGHDVTVLWDRDGKHYGQGAGMRLYVDGRLVQRSPVLRNATIDVGHAVLPRSDDLVNDAANPLRTGYPQPITSYTWPNDNPWNGLDGKVFYSEVPENTRWTNYGSPNPSDFYGVDFGAPTPVGDIRWHGYDDGGGVRPAAAYSLQYWTGSAWQEIPGQVREQASPVGNGVNRVTFPTLTTSKIRLVFTNPPGAFVGVTELQSWTPSSPDARITVGPANANGVIIVGPSTPLTVSVRNTTSSPLVSPRVSLAVPAGWSATPTSRPLGTIPPGRSRTSTFTLTAPPDAEPGSAATLTATASYRGPAGRPETTHQRQNLQIPHQAGQHDPVGAWNLDEGSGTVAHDSAGTHDAGLTGTPGWVPGVTGTALRLDGSSQYAQTSGPVLDTTGNFSVRAWVRLDRTGSWATAVSQDGSPSSGFYLQYSAADDRLAFSTSAGRALSDLAPQPGRWYQLVGVHDADTGAYVLYVDGVAQAKTWSQAAGEASPGPLAIGRAVSGGQHSDLWPGSVDDVVVWNRVLTAADVAGGYQPPATSG; this is translated from the coding sequence ATGACCTGGGTGGCCACGCTGGGTCTCGTCGCGCAGCTCGCTCTCACCGGCGTCGCGAGTGCGGCCGGGGACACCCCGGCCCCTCCGGCACCCGGCTCGGGGACGCACTTCCTCGACCACGCGGCCGCCCTCGCCGGGTACTCCGATCCCGCCTGGTACGAGGCGAACATCCCGTTCGTGGACCTGCCCGACGCCACCATGCAGAGCGTCTACTACTACCGCTGGCGCGTCTACAAAGAGCACCTGCGCTACACCAACCCCACCGACGGCTGGATCTCCACGGAGTTCCTCGACTGCTGCGGCTACGCGGCGCCCTACCAGGCGATCAACGCCGCCGCCGGGCACCAGCTGACCGAAGGACGCTGGCTGCGCGACCCGGGCTACGGCCAGGACTACCTCCGGTTCTGGCTCACCGGTCCCGGCGCCGGGGCCAAGCCCGCCACCGAAGACGTCAACCCCGACACCACCGACTGGGCGCACGAGTACAGCGTGTGGCTGGCCTCCTCGGCCTACGGCCAGGCCCAGGTGACCGGGGACTTCGCGCCGTTGCGCGAGCTCCTCCCGGCGCTGGTGCGCCAGTACCGCGGCTGGGACAAGCAGTTCGACGCCGGCCTCGGCCTCTACTGGTCGGTGCCGGTCTGGGACGCCATGGAGTTCTCCGCCTCCTCCTACGAATCCGCGAACCCGTACCACGGCGGCGCCGGCTACCGCCCGACGCTCAACTCCTACCAGTACGGCGACGCCGTCGCGATCAGCCGCATCGCGGACTCCGTCGGCGACCACAAGCTCGCCGCGGAATACGCCCAGCGCGCCGCCCGGGTGCAGGCCGCGATGCAGAAGTGGCTATGGGACCCGAACCGCGGCTTCTACTACGCCATGGCCCGCGACGACAACCCGAACCACCGGCTCTCTGGCAGCCGCGAGCAGATCGGGTTCGTCCCGTGGATGTTCGACGCCGCCGGTCCGGCGAACACCACCGCCTGGTCCCAGCTGTCCGACCCCCAGGGGTTCGCGAGCCCCTTCGGCCCGACCACCGCGGAGCGCCGCAGCCCGTTCTTCATGAAGGACGCCGGCGGCTGCTGCCGCTGGGACGGACCGAGCTGGCCCTTCGCCACCTCCCAGACCCTGACCGGTCTCGCCAACCTGCTGGACGACTACCCGGCGCAGCGGCAGGTGTCCAAAGAGGACTACGCGGCCGCGCTGGCGACCTACGCCCGGACCCAGACCAAGAACGGCAAGCCCTACGTCGCCGAGGCCCACGACCCGGACCGCGACGCGTGGATCTACGACGGGCAGAACCACAGCGAGGACTACAACCACTCGACCTACACCGACCTGGTCCTGTCCGGGCTGATCGGCCTGCGCCCGCAGGCCGGCGACACCCTCGAGGTCAAGCCGCTCACACCGTCCGCATGGGACCACTTCGCCGCCGAAAACGTGCCCTACCACGGGCACGACGTCACCGTGCTGTGGGACCGCGACGGCAAGCACTACGGCCAGGGCGCCGGGATGCGCCTCTACGTCGACGGACGGCTCGTCCAGCGCTCGCCGGTCCTGCGCAACGCCACGATCGACGTCGGGCACGCCGTCCTCCCCCGCTCCGACGACCTCGTGAACGACGCCGCCAACCCGCTGCGCACCGGTTACCCCCAGCCGATCACCTCCTACACCTGGCCCAACGACAACCCGTGGAACGGCCTCGACGGCAAGGTCTTCTACAGCGAGGTGCCCGAGAACACGCGGTGGACCAACTACGGCTCGCCGAACCCCAGCGACTTCTACGGCGTCGACTTCGGCGCCCCCACGCCGGTCGGCGACATCCGCTGGCACGGTTACGACGACGGCGGCGGGGTCCGCCCGGCCGCGGCCTACAGCCTGCAGTACTGGACCGGCTCGGCCTGGCAGGAGATCCCCGGCCAGGTCCGCGAGCAGGCGAGCCCGGTGGGCAACGGCGTCAACCGCGTCACCTTCCCCACCCTCACGACCAGCAAGATCCGGCTGGTGTTCACCAACCCGCCGGGCGCCTTCGTCGGCGTCACGGAGCTGCAGTCCTGGACGCCGTCGAGCCCGGACGCGCGGATCACCGTCGGACCCGCGAACGCCAACGGCGTCATCATCGTCGGCCCGAGCACGCCGCTGACCGTCTCGGTGCGCAACACGACGTCGAGCCCGCTCGTCTCCCCGCGAGTGAGCCTCGCCGTGCCGGCCGGCTGGTCGGCCACCCCGACGTCCCGGCCCCTCGGCACGATCCCGCCCGGGCGGTCCCGGACGTCGACGTTCACCTTGACGGCACCACCGGACGCCGAACCGGGCAGTGCCGCGACGCTGACCGCGACCGCGTCCTACCGCGGCCCCGCCGGCCGGCCGGAAACCACGCACCAGCGGCAGAACCTCCAGATCCCCCACCAGGCCGGCCAGCACGACCCGGTCGGCGCGTGGAACCTCGACGAGGGCAGCGGCACCGTCGCCCACGACAGCGCCGGCACCCACGACGCCGGGCTCACCGGCACCCCCGGGTGGGTCCCCGGCGTGACCGGCACCGCCCTGCGGCTCGACGGCTCGAGCCAGTACGCGCAAACGAGCGGGCCCGTCCTGGACACGACGGGGAACTTCTCGGTCCGCGCCTGGGTCCGGCTGGACCGCACGGGTTCGTGGGCCACCGCGGTCAGCCAGGACGGCAGCCCCAGCAGCGGCTTCTACCTCCAGTACTCCGCGGCCGACGACCGCCTGGCGTTCTCGACCAGCGCCGGCCGGGCGCTGTCGGACCTCGCCCCGCAACCCGGGCGCTGGTACCAGCTGGTCGGGGTGCACGACGCCGACACCGGCGCCTACGTGCTCTACGTCGACGGCGTGGCGCAGGCCAAGACCTGGAGCCAAGCCGCCGGGGAGGCTTCCCCCGGCCCGCTGGCCATCGGCCGCGCCGTCTCCGGCGGGCAGCACAGTGACCTGTGGCCGGGCAGCGTCGACGATGTCGTGGTGTGGAACCGGGTCCTGACCGCGGCCGACGTCGCCGGCGGGTACCAGCCGCCTGCGACGTCCGGGTGA
- a CDS encoding SAM-dependent methyltransferase has protein sequence MTEAEGADWVPAGVDRATPSVARIYDYLLGGAYNLAADRAVARRLTDIQPEVALVARRNRAFLRRAVKFMLDAGIRQFLDLGSGIPTTGNVHEVAQAVDPAARIVYVDYESVAVAHSRLLLADNPYAATVQADITRPADVLDSGPVRTLLDLTQPVGLLAVAVGHYLPPAADVPRVFATYRDALAPGSQLALTHLTNDFAVLADPRVAETMRATQDHIFPRPRAEVLELFQGFELVEPGLTTSGNWHPERLTAAVLPQDDGLYAGLGVRRRDARIGTPAR, from the coding sequence GTGACCGAAGCCGAAGGCGCGGACTGGGTTCCGGCCGGTGTCGACCGGGCCACGCCCAGCGTCGCCCGGATCTACGACTACCTGCTCGGCGGGGCTTACAACCTGGCCGCCGACCGCGCCGTGGCGCGGCGGCTCACGGACATCCAGCCGGAGGTCGCGCTCGTCGCCCGGCGCAACCGGGCTTTCCTCCGCCGAGCCGTGAAGTTCATGCTCGACGCCGGCATCCGCCAGTTCCTCGACCTCGGGTCCGGTATCCCGACCACCGGGAACGTCCACGAAGTGGCCCAGGCGGTCGACCCGGCCGCCCGGATCGTCTACGTCGACTACGAGTCCGTCGCCGTCGCCCACAGCAGGCTGCTGCTCGCGGACAACCCCTACGCGGCCACGGTCCAGGCCGACATCACGCGCCCCGCCGACGTGCTGGACTCCGGGCCCGTGCGGACCCTGCTCGACCTGACGCAGCCGGTCGGGCTGCTCGCGGTCGCCGTCGGGCACTACCTGCCCCCGGCAGCCGACGTCCCCAGGGTGTTCGCCACCTACCGCGACGCGCTCGCCCCCGGCAGCCAGCTCGCGTTGACCCACCTGACCAACGACTTCGCCGTGCTGGCCGATCCCCGGGTCGCCGAGACGATGCGCGCCACACAGGACCACATCTTCCCCCGGCCGCGCGCGGAGGTACTGGAGTTGTTCCAGGGTTTCGAACTGGTCGAGCCGGGGCTGACCACCAGCGGGAACTGGCATCCCGAGAGGCTGACCGCCGCCGTGCTCCCCCAGGACGACGGACTGTACGCCGGCCTGGGCGTCCGCCGCCGGGACGCCCGAATCGGGACACCGGCCCGCTGA